One part of the Eleginops maclovinus isolate JMC-PN-2008 ecotype Puerto Natales chromosome 14, JC_Emac_rtc_rv5, whole genome shotgun sequence genome encodes these proteins:
- the mblac1 gene encoding metallo-beta-lactamase domain-containing protein 1, whose amino-acid sequence MFQTVPFSEAQAHFPGQPYSVSVLKVGYCLPQTDGTFRADGTITLITGPKTILVDTGGPWDREFLLTILKEKGLEPGDVDVVVGTHGHSDHVGNLSVFPAAVMIVGYDVSDGDRYRPNQLAEGKEYSIDEQVCVVPSPGHTEQHVSVQVTGTSVGTVLVAGDLFECCSDEDSWRDLSVNFAVQEVSRQKALQTADVIIPGHGLPFRVLRN is encoded by the exons ATGTTCCAAACTGTCCCTTTCTCCGAGGCTCAGGCGCATTTCCCCGGTCAGCCGTACTCCGTGTCCGTCCTTAAAGTCGGCTACTGTCTCCCTCAAACTGATGGGACGTTCAGGGCCGACGGAACTATCACCCTGATAACGGGACCCAAGACTATtctggtggacaccggtggtccATGGGACCGGGAGTTTCTCCTAACCATACTGAAAGAGAAAGGTCTGGAACCTGGGGACGTTGACGTGGTCGTGGGGACTCACGGACATTCAGACCACGTGGGAAATCTCAGCGTTTTCCCGGCGGCAGTGATGATAGTAGGGTATGACGTCAGTGATGGAGACAGGTACCGCCCCAACCAGCTAGCAGAGGGAAAGGAGTACTCTATTGATGAGCAG GTGTGTGTAGTTCCCAGTCCAGGCCACACAGAGCAGCACGTCAGCGTCCAGGTGACGGGAACCTCGGTGGGCACAGTGCTGGTTGCAGGGGACTTATTTGAGTGCTGCTCAGACGAGGACAGCTGGCGGGACCTGAGCGTGAACTTTGCAGTGCAGGAGGTCAGTCGGCAGAAGGCGCTACAAACCGCTGATGTCATTATACCCGGACATGGACTCCCTTTTAGAGTCCTGAGGAACTGA
- the tm4sf21b gene encoding transmembrane 4 L6 family member 5, whose translation MCTGACSKFIAIPLYVLALVSVICNIMLFFPDFDTQYAAQDRDGKERITMEVKFMSGLIGGGIMVLVPAIHTHLTSAKNCCANRCGMFLSIGFAAVGVVGAIYSLSVAALGLANGPLCFWSNTEYTVPKWGTPFANGNASYLTDKSMWSWCKAPNNVVEFNVGLFSTLMVAACFELALCLIQMVNGLFGCLCGTCSGKE comes from the exons ATGTGTACAGGAGCCTGTTCTAAGTTCATCGCCATCCCGCTCTACGTCCTGGCTTTGGTGTCCGTCATCTGCAACATCATGCTCTTCTTCCCTGACTTTGACACACAGTATGCAGCCCAAGACCGGGACGGAAAGGAGCGTATCACGATGGAGGTCAAATTCATGTCAGGCCTGATAGGAGGCGGAATCATG GTCCTCGTTCCTGCCATCCACACTCACCTGACCAGTGCTAAGAACTGCTGTGCCAACCGCTGTGGT ATGTTCCTATCCATTGGTTTTGCAGCAGTTGGTGTGGTGGGGGCCATTTACAGTCTGAGTGTTGCTGCCCTGGGCCTTGCCAATGGGCCACTATGCTTTTGGAGCAATACTGAATACACCGTACCTAAATGGGGGACGCCCTTCGCCAACGG TAACGCGAGCTACCTGACCGATAAATCAATGTGGAGTTGGTGTAAAGCTCCAAATAATGTGGTTGAATTCAACGTGGGACTGTTCTCCACTCTGATGGTGGCGGCGTGCTTTGAGCTCGCCCTCTGTCTCATCCAGATGGTCAACGGACTTTTTGGATGTCTCTGTGGCACCTGCAGCGGCAAGGAA TAA
- the LOC134875644 gene encoding lysophosphatidic acid receptor 6 isoform X1, translating to MVIMSTNISVACNNNSAEHISIFSVCMYSFISIIGLVFNILALVFFFSQSKSRTQTIVYMTHLAIADILLILTLPMRIYYYLGFEVLPPWLCEVLGLVLKANMYGSIFFLNCICFDRCMAVTFPMSSCVQAGRKKAPWICFGIWTLTFGASLPIYLTKRKTSEYPICFDSLPVYATNPVVVFPTLIVGFGIPLVIMLICSWGLVRAVQSSTAAQTNLVDSGKIQRMIASSLLIFMLSFLPYHVILAVLSLYRDNITCPMRTAYRYSLMMACLNTVLDPIAYYFTTDTFKKNVDMSTVRRMFLLNSQSSDVNRSRMPNS from the exons ATG GTCATAATGTCCACCAACATCTCCGTTGCCTGCAACAATAACAGTGCAGAACACATCAGCATCTTCTCCGTATGCATGTACTCCTTCATCTCCATCATTGGCCTCGTCTTTAATATCCTAGCACTGGTCTTTTTCTTCAGCCAAAGCAAATCCAGGACTCAAACCATTGTCTACATGACTCACCTGGCTATAGCAGACATTCTGCTTATCCTCACGTTGCCCATGAGGATCTACTACTATCTGGGATTTGAAGTCCTCCCTCCGTGGCTGTGTGAAGTCCTTGGTTTGGTCCTCAAGGCCAACATGTATGGAAGCATCTTTTTCCTCAATTGCATTTGCTTCGACCGCTGCATGGCCGTCACCTTCCCTATGTCGTCTTGTGTCCAGGCAGGGAGAAAGAAAGCACCGTGGATTTGTTTCGGGATATGGACACTCACCTTTGGAGCCAGCCTGCCCATCTATCTTACCAAGCGCAAAACATCTGAGTACCCAATTTGTTTTGACAGCCTTCCTGTTTATGCTACAAACCCTGTGGTGGTTTTTCCAACCCTGATTGTGGGGTTTGGGATCCCACTAGTAATCATGTTGATCTGCTCATGGGGTTTGGTCCGTGCTGTCCAAAGTAGTACTGCGGCTCAGACCAACTTAGTGGACAGCGGGAAAATCCAGAGGATGATTGCCAGCAGCCTCCTAATTTTCATGCTCAGCTTCCTCCCTTACCATGTAATCTTGGCCGTCCTCTCTCTGTATAGAGACAATATAACCTGCCCCATGCGTACTGCATACCGCTACAGCCTGATGATGGCGTGTCTCAACACAGTGCTAGATCCTATTGCATACTATTTCACCACAGACACCTTCAAGAAGAACGTAGACATGAGCACTGTTCGGAGGATGTTTCTGTTAAATAGTCAAAGTTCCGATGTGAACAGGAGCAGGATGCCAAACAGCTAA
- the LOC134875644 gene encoding lysophosphatidic acid receptor 6 isoform X2 yields the protein MSTNISVACNNNSAEHISIFSVCMYSFISIIGLVFNILALVFFFSQSKSRTQTIVYMTHLAIADILLILTLPMRIYYYLGFEVLPPWLCEVLGLVLKANMYGSIFFLNCICFDRCMAVTFPMSSCVQAGRKKAPWICFGIWTLTFGASLPIYLTKRKTSEYPICFDSLPVYATNPVVVFPTLIVGFGIPLVIMLICSWGLVRAVQSSTAAQTNLVDSGKIQRMIASSLLIFMLSFLPYHVILAVLSLYRDNITCPMRTAYRYSLMMACLNTVLDPIAYYFTTDTFKKNVDMSTVRRMFLLNSQSSDVNRSRMPNS from the coding sequence ATGTCCACCAACATCTCCGTTGCCTGCAACAATAACAGTGCAGAACACATCAGCATCTTCTCCGTATGCATGTACTCCTTCATCTCCATCATTGGCCTCGTCTTTAATATCCTAGCACTGGTCTTTTTCTTCAGCCAAAGCAAATCCAGGACTCAAACCATTGTCTACATGACTCACCTGGCTATAGCAGACATTCTGCTTATCCTCACGTTGCCCATGAGGATCTACTACTATCTGGGATTTGAAGTCCTCCCTCCGTGGCTGTGTGAAGTCCTTGGTTTGGTCCTCAAGGCCAACATGTATGGAAGCATCTTTTTCCTCAATTGCATTTGCTTCGACCGCTGCATGGCCGTCACCTTCCCTATGTCGTCTTGTGTCCAGGCAGGGAGAAAGAAAGCACCGTGGATTTGTTTCGGGATATGGACACTCACCTTTGGAGCCAGCCTGCCCATCTATCTTACCAAGCGCAAAACATCTGAGTACCCAATTTGTTTTGACAGCCTTCCTGTTTATGCTACAAACCCTGTGGTGGTTTTTCCAACCCTGATTGTGGGGTTTGGGATCCCACTAGTAATCATGTTGATCTGCTCATGGGGTTTGGTCCGTGCTGTCCAAAGTAGTACTGCGGCTCAGACCAACTTAGTGGACAGCGGGAAAATCCAGAGGATGATTGCCAGCAGCCTCCTAATTTTCATGCTCAGCTTCCTCCCTTACCATGTAATCTTGGCCGTCCTCTCTCTGTATAGAGACAATATAACCTGCCCCATGCGTACTGCATACCGCTACAGCCTGATGATGGCGTGTCTCAACACAGTGCTAGATCCTATTGCATACTATTTCACCACAGACACCTTCAAGAAGAACGTAGACATGAGCACTGTTCGGAGGATGTTTCTGTTAAATAGTCAAAGTTCCGATGTGAACAGGAGCAGGATGCCAAACAGCTAA